A region of Chitinophaga horti DNA encodes the following proteins:
- a CDS encoding phytoene desaturase family protein, which yields MTQEHTEYDAIIVGAGPNGLSAAITMQRQGLRTLLLEAKETIGGGARSAELTLPGFVHDICSAVHPLAAGSPFFRQLDLEQFGLEYIRPPVLAAHPLDDGSAGALYRSFDETATGFGADEQAYRDLFADMNEYWPSIAGDVLGPLSIPRHPLQMAKFGLTALRSAANVVKRFKTPQARGWWAGVTGHSMLPLSAATTAAVGSVLAMAGHHYGWPVPKGGSQSIANALAACYTALGGVIETNVKVNSITQLPSSKTVFFDLSPKQVLSIAGPKLSALYQQQLKRYRYGMGVFKIDWALDGPVPFTSEVCRNAGTVHLGNTFEEISAAEQAVWNGHYTEKPFVLLAQQSLFDTGRVPAGKQAVWAYCHVPNGSARNMTTEIEAQVERFAPGFRDRILRRHTMNAPQMEAYNANYIGGDINGGVLDITQLFTRPALRLSPYRTSAKGLYICSASTPPGGGVHGLCGYHAAKRALKDIFNTVL from the coding sequence ATGACGCAGGAGCACACAGAATATGATGCAATTATTGTAGGTGCAGGGCCTAACGGCTTGTCCGCCGCCATTACCATGCAGCGGCAGGGACTGCGTACGCTATTGCTCGAAGCCAAAGAAACCATTGGCGGCGGTGCCCGTAGTGCGGAACTTACGCTACCCGGCTTCGTACACGACATCTGTTCCGCTGTGCATCCACTGGCTGCGGGTTCGCCGTTCTTCCGGCAATTGGACCTGGAGCAGTTCGGTCTCGAATATATTCGCCCGCCTGTACTGGCCGCCCATCCGCTGGATGATGGCTCCGCAGGCGCCTTATACCGCTCGTTCGATGAAACTGCCACAGGCTTCGGTGCGGACGAGCAGGCCTACCGCGACTTATTTGCGGATATGAACGAATACTGGCCATCTATTGCAGGGGATGTGTTAGGCCCGCTGTCCATACCCCGCCACCCGTTACAGATGGCGAAGTTTGGGTTAACGGCTTTACGCAGCGCGGCGAACGTGGTGAAACGTTTTAAAACACCACAGGCACGGGGCTGGTGGGCGGGTGTTACCGGGCACTCAATGTTGCCTTTGTCTGCCGCCACTACGGCCGCCGTAGGCAGCGTACTGGCCATGGCGGGTCATCATTATGGCTGGCCGGTGCCGAAGGGCGGTTCGCAAAGCATCGCTAACGCGCTGGCTGCCTGTTACACCGCGCTGGGTGGCGTCATCGAAACCAATGTGAAGGTGAACAGCATTACGCAACTGCCTTCTTCCAAAACGGTGTTCTTCGACCTTTCGCCCAAACAGGTATTGTCGATCGCAGGCCCGAAATTATCGGCTTTGTATCAGCAACAACTAAAGCGCTACCGCTACGGCATGGGCGTGTTCAAGATCGACTGGGCATTGGATGGACCGGTGCCTTTTACATCGGAAGTATGCCGCAACGCGGGAACGGTGCACCTGGGCAATACTTTCGAAGAGATCTCAGCCGCAGAGCAGGCAGTGTGGAACGGGCATTACACGGAAAAGCCTTTTGTACTGCTCGCCCAGCAAAGCCTGTTCGATACGGGCCGCGTGCCGGCCGGGAAGCAGGCGGTATGGGCCTATTGCCACGTTCCCAATGGCTCCGCGCGCAACATGACGACGGAGATTGAAGCGCAGGTAGAACGTTTCGCACCGGGCTTTCGCGATCGTATTTTACGCCGGCATACGATGAACGCACCACAAATGGAAGCCTACAATGCCAACTACATCGGGGGAGATATTAACGGCGGTGTACTGGACATCACGCAGCTGTTCACCCGACCGGCTTTAAGATTATCACCTTACCGCACAAGTGCTAAAGGATTGTATATTTGTTCGGCTTCCACACCGCCCGGCGGAGGGGTGCATGGCCTTTGTGGTTACCATGCTGCCAAAAGGGCTTTGAAAGATATTTTTAATACAGTTTTATAA
- a CDS encoding glycoside hydrolase family 43 protein gives MKRLLASIAALFLCTTVFAQTETFTNPLLPGGADPYAFYKDGFYYYTHTTGNRIIIKKTDNLARLKDAEQVTAYTPPTGTMYSKNLWAPEILFLEGKWYIYFAADNGRNENHRMYALENSSADPMKGTWTFKGKVADATDKWAIDGDVFKWKGQLYMIWSGWEGDTNGQQNIYLAKMKNPWTITGKRVKIGEPTYDWEKHGDLNAKDDVPHVNVNEGPQALEHNGRLFIVFSASGCWTDYYALGVMSLSGKNLTDAKSWKKSPQPYFKQNKENGVYAPGHNSFFKSPDGKQDWILYHANDEPGQGCGRHRSPRMQQFTWDKNGFPVFGEPVKRGVVLPIPTGN, from the coding sequence ATGAAACGACTACTCGCCAGCATTGCTGCGCTATTCCTGTGCACGACAGTTTTTGCACAAACCGAAACCTTTACCAATCCATTATTGCCCGGTGGGGCCGATCCTTATGCGTTTTACAAGGACGGATTTTATTACTACACGCATACGACGGGCAATCGTATCATCATTAAAAAAACAGATAATCTCGCCCGGCTGAAAGATGCGGAACAGGTAACGGCGTACACTCCGCCAACCGGAACGATGTATTCCAAAAACCTCTGGGCGCCGGAAATCCTTTTCCTGGAAGGGAAGTGGTACATCTACTTTGCGGCAGATAATGGCAGGAACGAAAACCACCGCATGTACGCCCTGGAAAACAGCAGCGCCGACCCGATGAAAGGCACCTGGACGTTCAAAGGTAAAGTAGCGGATGCCACCGACAAATGGGCCATCGACGGCGATGTGTTCAAATGGAAGGGACAACTGTACATGATCTGGTCCGGATGGGAGGGTGATACCAACGGGCAGCAGAACATTTATCTCGCTAAAATGAAAAACCCCTGGACTATCACGGGTAAAAGGGTAAAGATAGGGGAGCCTACTTACGATTGGGAAAAACATGGCGACCTGAATGCAAAGGACGACGTGCCGCATGTGAACGTAAATGAAGGCCCGCAGGCGCTGGAACATAACGGCCGCCTGTTCATCGTATTCTCCGCCAGCGGCTGCTGGACTGACTACTACGCGCTCGGTGTCATGAGCCTAAGCGGCAAGAACCTCACCGACGCGAAATCCTGGAAGAAATCACCACAACCTTACTTCAAGCAAAACAAAGAGAACGGTGTATATGCGCCGGGTCACAACTCCTTCTTTAAATCGCCCGATGGTAAGCAGGACTGGATCCTGTACCATGCTAACGATGAACCGGGGCAGGGTTGTGGCAGGCATCGCTCACCGCGTATGCAGCAATTCACCTGGGATAAGAACGGCTTTCCCGTATTTGGTGAGCCGGTAAAAAGGGGCGTGGTGCTACCCATTCCCACGGGTAACTAA